The following proteins are encoded in a genomic region of Ferrimicrobium sp.:
- a CDS encoding metalloregulator ArsR/SmtB family transcription factor has translation MPFGPCRLTLRESDGRSRYTPIGMHDGDASTNTPGSRAAKTALFDALAEMAKAMSTGRRIEIIDLLAQGERSVDALAAEIGQSLANTSHHLRSLAQAGLVLSRREGTYVYYRLASVEVEELWLALRRTAEARLADLPRLITAYVGPSDDSQVVEYAELLNQLQHGSITLLDVRPEAEYRAGHIPGARSLPYRELSEELHDIPSDGEIVAYCRGPYCVFAPDVVRFLRSRGILAKRLRDGFPEWRRAGLPVAFGVEAGMIPSDAEHTGKVQS, from the coding sequence GTATGCACGATGGCGATGCTTCCACCAACACACCAGGGTCAAGGGCCGCCAAGACCGCGCTATTTGATGCATTGGCAGAGATGGCGAAGGCGATGTCCACAGGGCGGCGCATCGAAATTATTGATCTGCTGGCCCAGGGTGAACGTTCGGTTGATGCCCTCGCAGCAGAGATCGGGCAGAGTCTGGCGAACACCTCCCATCATCTTCGTTCTCTCGCTCAGGCAGGGCTCGTTCTTTCCCGAAGAGAGGGGACCTACGTCTATTATCGTTTGGCCAGCGTCGAGGTAGAGGAGCTATGGTTGGCCCTTCGTAGGACCGCCGAAGCCCGACTCGCAGACTTGCCACGTCTCATCACCGCCTATGTCGGGCCATCCGACGATTCTCAGGTTGTGGAGTACGCCGAGCTGCTCAACCAGTTGCAACACGGTTCCATCACTCTCCTCGACGTTCGACCTGAGGCGGAGTATCGTGCAGGGCATATACCAGGCGCGCGTTCGCTTCCGTATCGGGAACTCTCGGAGGAGCTTCACGACATCCCAAGTGATGGCGAGATCGTCGCCTATTGTCGCGGTCCCTATTGCGTCTTCGCGCCTGATGTTGTTCGATTCTTGCGAAGCAGGGGCATCCTTGCAAAGCGCTTGCGAGATGGCTTTCCTGAGTGGCGCCGAGCCGGTCTCCCTGTCGCCTTCGGGGTCGAAGCTGGCATGATCCCCTCGGATGCTGAACACACCGGTAAGGTCCAATCTTAG